One window of the Crassaminicella thermophila genome contains the following:
- a CDS encoding GNAT family N-acetyltransferase, producing MNIRVATIDDAKDIAYINVETWLTTYKGIVPDKFLQERKEKIEEIVENIRKKLKDNNIKALVCEKDNKIVGFATYGKERDNDLVYQGELYAIYILESYQKKGLGKEIFKQVVKNLISMGMNNMFIWALEENKSCRFYEKLGGTIVKRRNIKIGGKELKEVGYGWNDLKGICC from the coding sequence ATGAATATAAGAGTAGCTACCATAGATGATGCAAAAGATATAGCATATATAAATGTTGAAACATGGTTAACTACATACAAAGGGATTGTACCCGATAAATTTCTACAAGAAAGAAAAGAAAAAATAGAAGAAATAGTTGAAAATATACGAAAAAAGTTAAAAGATAATAATATAAAAGCGTTAGTATGTGAAAAAGACAATAAAATAGTAGGCTTTGCAACATATGGAAAGGAACGAGATAATGATTTAGTGTATCAAGGAGAATTGTATGCAATCTATATTTTAGAGTCTTATCAGAAAAAAGGATTAGGAAAAGAAATTTTTAAACAAGTAGTAAAAAATCTAATAAGTATGGGAATGAATAATATGTTTATATGGGCATTAGAAGAAAATAAGTCATGTAGATTTTATGAAAAATTAGGTGGAACAATAGTAAAAAGAAGAAATATTAAAATAGGTGGAAAAGAATTAAAGGAAGTAGGATATGGGTGGAATGATTTAAAAGGAATTTGCTGTTAA